A DNA window from Luteolibacter luteus contains the following coding sequences:
- a CDS encoding beta strand repeat-containing protein — protein sequence MKASRRNPFLLSLRSARTVSITALHCIALHQASGASIYWDLNGATAGTGSATPNGTWENATWSTGPEGDAETGVWVEGTDVAVFSAGNDATGTFTVTLGTEQLVGGITVEEGTPTISGAGSLLLTVDSAPFDIEGTATISAAINGDNAGIEKTGAGELILNGTSNLDNDLILLGGTLTLGGTLTTPKLSMQSDESATSQNLNIVDGANITTGQLVLADLYYAESTVSHTGGTLNIVGTNDSNTTSASFLMGHWGYGTTSVYGLSGGTLNSLGARLSLGWDRQNVQFNQSGGTANLLGINLNNSRSNPAAYNLTGGRLNLGSGGINNQANKSINLGTATLGAFANWNSSKPLTLTGGTLTIDSLDSADGVTERVISLEAGITETAPSGIVKTGAGTLSLAGTLAYTGTTVINGGTLLPGPNLTNSVVQVNPGGSLGGGTSGTPGASQVGDVTLAGGRLAFRVGTYFDELTAATVNVQSASTVAVLPTQALNINDEFTVLKYTSLTGLGFAGLSAVLPNPHYAATLVNDAANSQIKLQVTGADSLIWTGTGGSTWNVNSTSNWKLASGLPGTVASKFYDFDVVAFDDSSSAGNVTIAGTIKPAEVTVSAENTNYTFSGGTIAGDAAIFKSGAATLSLPGPHSFTGLVDISGGRVIIGTPTSLGTGTTSVTVGFGATLETTTSITTSRGYQVTGGSATFDVAADTTFSHSKAITGGGTLTKDGGGTLRFTSYTGGAFGNTSIAVNEGTLEMAGASFNSNIGLAAITVEEGARLVIPPGSAHALGGAYTTSPTVTLNGGSFLIGQEQYLDNINMTGGTITANGGNPQLRADNAFNLHTFPSEDSSILSGLSMQRVNSNFSFNVEDGPAARDLVLENLTFETAANPITKSGDGVMALVGTYTYGSDTIVSAGTLLLPSGSSMSFTIGANGTNNKITGAGNARIEGSFQFDLTGAAAVSGNSWTIVDTTGKSFENSFTITGFTESSGIHTYTNGGTTWTFSEATGILSVSGGAGGYSAYEASNNITGAGANADSDGDGLANGLEFVLGGISDPALASHSSNLLPVITDQGTSIRLRFHLSDAAAAVSPAIWSVEFSDTLGDPWTTVVDPVHATISITADGSGPSGPWSLVDVTIPKSVAKRFVRLKANP from the coding sequence ATGAAAGCATCCCGTCGGAATCCCTTTCTCCTATCTCTCCGCAGCGCCCGCACCGTCTCCATCACAGCGCTCCATTGCATCGCCTTGCATCAGGCGTCAGGTGCCTCGATCTACTGGGACCTGAACGGTGCCACGGCAGGAACCGGAAGCGCCACTCCGAACGGAACTTGGGAAAACGCCACATGGTCGACCGGCCCGGAGGGCGATGCCGAAACCGGCGTCTGGGTGGAAGGCACCGATGTCGCGGTGTTCTCTGCAGGAAACGATGCCACGGGCACCTTCACCGTCACCCTTGGAACGGAACAACTCGTCGGCGGCATCACGGTGGAAGAGGGCACTCCGACCATCTCGGGAGCCGGTTCGCTGCTTCTGACGGTTGACTCGGCACCTTTCGACATCGAGGGCACTGCCACGATTTCCGCTGCGATCAACGGTGACAACGCCGGAATCGAAAAGACCGGTGCAGGCGAGTTGATCCTCAACGGGACGAGCAATCTCGACAACGACCTCATCTTGCTCGGAGGCACGCTCACGCTGGGGGGCACACTCACGACCCCGAAGCTCTCGATGCAATCGGATGAGTCCGCGACTTCGCAAAACCTGAACATCGTGGACGGTGCCAACATCACCACCGGCCAATTGGTGCTCGCCGATCTCTATTATGCCGAGAGCACCGTCAGCCATACCGGCGGAACGCTCAATATCGTCGGCACCAATGACAGCAACACGACTTCCGCGTCCTTCCTCATGGGCCACTGGGGCTACGGCACCACCAGTGTCTACGGTCTCTCCGGCGGAACGCTGAATTCCTTGGGAGCACGTCTCAGCCTCGGCTGGGACCGCCAGAATGTGCAGTTCAACCAAAGCGGCGGCACTGCAAACCTGCTCGGCATCAACCTGAATAACAGCCGCTCCAATCCCGCCGCCTACAACCTGACCGGCGGTCGCTTGAATCTCGGTAGCGGTGGCATCAACAATCAGGCGAACAAATCGATCAATCTCGGAACCGCCACCTTGGGCGCCTTCGCGAACTGGAACTCCAGCAAGCCGCTGACACTGACCGGTGGCACCCTGACGATCGATAGCCTGGATTCCGCTGACGGAGTGACGGAACGCGTGATCTCGCTGGAAGCTGGCATCACCGAAACCGCTCCGAGCGGCATCGTGAAAACGGGAGCAGGCACGCTCTCGCTTGCAGGCACGCTCGCCTATACAGGGACGACCGTGATCAATGGGGGGACCCTGCTTCCGGGCCCCAATCTCACCAACTCCGTGGTGCAGGTGAATCCGGGCGGCTCCCTGGGCGGCGGCACCTCGGGCACACCAGGTGCCAGCCAGGTGGGAGATGTGACGCTCGCCGGAGGACGCCTGGCCTTCCGCGTCGGAACCTACTTCGACGAGTTGACTGCCGCCACCGTGAACGTGCAGAGCGCCTCCACCGTCGCCGTGCTTCCCACCCAGGCGCTCAACATCAATGACGAGTTCACGGTGCTCAAATACACCTCGCTCACCGGACTCGGCTTCGCCGGCCTCAGCGCCGTGCTGCCGAATCCTCACTACGCGGCAACGCTGGTGAACGATGCCGCGAACAGCCAAATCAAGCTGCAGGTCACCGGAGCGGATTCCTTGATCTGGACCGGCACGGGCGGCTCGACATGGAATGTCAACTCGACCTCGAACTGGAAGCTCGCCAGTGGGCTGCCCGGAACGGTGGCATCGAAGTTCTATGATTTCGATGTGGTCGCCTTCGATGACTCCTCATCGGCGGGGAATGTCACCATCGCCGGTACTATCAAGCCCGCAGAGGTCACCGTGTCCGCGGAGAACACGAACTACACTTTCAGCGGCGGCACCATCGCGGGAGATGCAGCCATCTTCAAATCCGGTGCGGCCACGCTCAGCCTCCCGGGTCCACATTCCTTCACGGGATTGGTGGATATCTCCGGCGGCCGGGTGATCATCGGCACTCCCACCAGCCTCGGCACGGGAACCACTTCGGTCACGGTCGGCTTCGGAGCCACGCTGGAAACCACCACAAGCATCACTACATCCCGCGGCTATCAGGTGACCGGGGGGAGCGCCACTTTCGACGTGGCGGCGGACACCACCTTCTCGCACTCCAAGGCGATCACCGGTGGCGGCACGCTCACCAAGGATGGTGGCGGCACCCTGCGCTTCACCAGCTACACCGGCGGTGCCTTCGGCAACACTTCGATCGCGGTCAACGAAGGCACCTTGGAAATGGCGGGGGCCTCCTTCAATTCGAACATCGGGCTCGCTGCCATCACGGTGGAAGAGGGTGCCCGCTTGGTCATCCCACCCGGCTCCGCCCACGCGCTCGGCGGCGCTTACACGACTTCGCCCACCGTGACGCTGAATGGAGGAAGCTTCCTCATCGGCCAGGAGCAGTACCTCGATAACATCAACATGACCGGCGGCACCATCACCGCCAACGGCGGCAACCCCCAGCTCCGCGCCGACAATGCCTTCAACTTGCACACCTTCCCGTCCGAGGATTCTTCCATCCTCTCCGGGCTCTCCATGCAGCGGGTGAATTCGAACTTCTCCTTCAACGTGGAGGACGGTCCCGCCGCACGTGACCTCGTGCTGGAAAACCTGACCTTCGAAACCGCGGCCAATCCGATCACAAAGAGCGGCGATGGCGTGATGGCCCTGGTCGGCACCTACACCTACGGGAGTGACACGATTGTCAGCGCCGGCACCCTGCTTCTGCCGAGCGGCTCCTCGATGAGCTTCACCATCGGGGCGAATGGAACCAACAACAAGATCACCGGCGCCGGTAATGCCAGGATCGAGGGCAGCTTCCAATTCGACCTGACCGGTGCGGCCGCGGTATCCGGGAACTCCTGGACGATCGTGGATACTACCGGGAAGTCTTTCGAAAACAGCTTCACCATCACCGGCTTCACGGAAAGCTCCGGTATCCACACCTACACCAATGGTGGGACGACCTGGACCTTCAGCGAGGCGACAGGCATCTTGAGCGTCTCCGGAGGAGCCGGCGGTTATTCCGCCTACGAGGCCAGCAACAACATCACCGGTGCAGGTGCCAACGCCGATTCCGATGGCGATGGTCTCGCCAATGGTCTGGAATTCGTGCTCGGCGGAATTTCCGATCCGGCGCTCGCGAGCCACTCCAGCAATCTCCTCCCGGTCATCACCGATCAAGGAACCAGCATCCGCCTTCGCTTCCATCTGAGCGATGCTGCCGCCGCTGTCTCCCCGGCAATCTGGTCGGTGGAGTTTAGCGACACGCTTGGAGATCCTTGGACGACCGTAGTGGATCCGGTTCATGCGACCATCAGCATCACTGCGGATGGCAGCGGTCCCTCGGGGCCTTGGAGCCTGGTCGATGTCACCATTCCCAAATCCGTGGCGAAGCGCTTCGTCCGCCTGAAGGCAAATCCCTAA
- a CDS encoding tetratricopeptide repeat-containing sulfotransferase family protein: protein MNSPSSLPDFSRLSDRDLERESAEFQVQGDHEAARAILDEASRRHPAHPGILLALLKSLLKLRKAREATELTLRIQKLAASHPVLLDQLGEELQTLYEFDLALETFALLQNFPHPQVRAVGKARETALHLRAGDPDKARQALEQALQLAPDIPEVLSSTALWCRKENPERAKAILEKLSAPAAGIPPSFTIGSAHLLAGVCDDLGLTDEAMIALHRGKALEERDPLVQRFRTQRDAWRQWHGGAFDFTAEQAAAWTEGAGKDRRHALLLGHPRSGTTLLEQMLDAHSGIRSVEESDLYATTVEATLIRSHALEAGERSFGDWLHALDPCTLRSLRQSYFSRLWNEAGDPSEENTVIDKNPALTICLSRLPLTLPHTRIIVVLRDPRDVCLSAYFQATRRTPWSVNWLSLGETVDQYVFTMNLWLGVREKLAQPWVETRYEDIVEDPAREGSRITRFLGLEWEPTQEDPADHARGKLVRSPTHADVIQPLHSRAVGRWHRYEKHLAPYQEKLAPLIAAFGYS, encoded by the coding sequence ATGAATTCTCCGTCTTCGCTTCCGGATTTCTCCCGGCTGAGCGATCGCGACCTTGAACGCGAATCGGCTGAATTTCAGGTGCAAGGCGATCACGAGGCGGCGAGAGCCATTCTCGATGAAGCATCGAGGCGGCATCCCGCACATCCCGGGATCTTGCTGGCCCTGTTGAAGAGCCTTCTGAAATTGCGAAAGGCTCGCGAAGCAACGGAACTCACACTCCGGATCCAGAAGCTTGCCGCGTCCCACCCCGTGCTTCTTGACCAACTCGGCGAGGAGCTACAGACACTCTACGAATTTGATCTCGCGCTGGAGACCTTCGCGCTCCTCCAGAACTTCCCGCATCCGCAAGTCCGTGCCGTGGGAAAGGCCCGCGAAACCGCTCTCCACCTGCGAGCCGGCGATCCCGACAAAGCGCGCCAGGCACTTGAGCAAGCTCTTCAACTCGCCCCGGATATCCCGGAGGTCCTTTCTTCCACCGCGCTGTGGTGCAGGAAGGAAAATCCCGAACGGGCGAAAGCCATCCTCGAGAAACTATCCGCTCCCGCTGCCGGCATCCCCCCTTCCTTCACGATCGGCAGCGCGCATCTGCTTGCCGGGGTGTGCGATGATCTGGGGCTCACGGACGAGGCCATGATTGCTCTTCACCGGGGCAAGGCCTTGGAAGAGCGGGATCCTCTGGTCCAGCGCTTCCGCACCCAACGCGACGCCTGGCGCCAATGGCATGGCGGAGCCTTCGACTTCACCGCGGAACAAGCGGCAGCTTGGACGGAGGGTGCCGGAAAAGATCGGCGACATGCACTCCTGCTCGGTCACCCTCGCAGCGGCACCACCTTGCTGGAGCAGATGTTGGATGCGCATTCCGGAATCCGCAGCGTGGAAGAGAGCGATCTCTACGCCACGACAGTCGAAGCCACACTGATCCGGAGCCATGCACTCGAAGCCGGCGAACGATCTTTCGGAGACTGGCTGCATGCCCTTGACCCGTGCACGCTCCGATCACTCAGACAGTCCTACTTCTCCCGTCTATGGAATGAGGCAGGTGATCCGTCAGAAGAGAACACCGTGATCGACAAGAATCCCGCCCTCACCATCTGCCTCAGCCGCCTGCCTCTAACCCTACCCCACACGCGGATCATCGTCGTGCTGCGCGATCCGCGCGACGTCTGCTTGAGCGCTTATTTCCAAGCGACCCGCCGCACCCCATGGAGCGTGAACTGGCTATCCCTGGGTGAAACGGTCGACCAGTACGTTTTCACCATGAATCTCTGGCTGGGGGTCCGCGAAAAACTCGCACAGCCTTGGGTCGAAACACGCTACGAAGACATCGTCGAAGACCCGGCCCGCGAAGGCTCACGCATCACCCGTTTCCTCGGCTTGGAGTGGGAGCCCACCCAAGAGGACCCCGCCGACCATGCCCGCGGGAAACTGGTGCGTTCCCCCACCCACGCCGATGTCATCCAGCCCCTCCACTCCCGGGCGGTTGGTCGATGGCATCGCTACGAGAAGCACCTCGCTCCCTATCAAGAGAAGCTGGCACCTCTCATAGCGGCATTCGGCTACTCCTAG